Proteins from a genomic interval of Zingiber officinale cultivar Zhangliang chromosome 1B, Zo_v1.1, whole genome shotgun sequence:
- the LOC122056591 gene encoding tyrosine-protein phosphatase DSP1-like, which yields MGEQQALEAADLKAAMVAPEAKPICYGEVVLQPSPVEQAYGECLVPPLNFAMVNPGVYRSGFLEPTNFPFLRTLKLQSILCLCPDPYPEENMEFLQGNGIRLFQIGIDGYKYVAIPEDAIQEALKVVLDVRNHPLLIHCKRGKHRTGCVVGCLRKLQRWCLVSIFDEYKCFAAVKARISDQNFIEAFDVTSLTQIQ from the exons ATGGGTGAGCAGCAGGCGTTGGAGGCGGCCGACCTGAAGGCGGCGATGGTTGCCCCGGAGGCTAAGCCCATCTGCTACGGCGAGGTGGTCCTCCAGCCCTCTCCCGTGGAGCAGGCCTATGGCGAATGTTTGGTGCCTCCCCTCAATTTTGCTATGGTCAATCCCGGCGTCTACCGCTCCGGCTTCCTCGAACCCACTAACTTCCCATTCTTGAGAACGCTAAAACTTCAATCCATATT gtgTCTGTGCCCAGATCCCTACCCGGAGGAGAACATGGAGTTTCTTCAGGGGAATGGGATTCGGCTCTTCCAGATTGGGATCGACGGGTACAAg TACGTCGCAATTCCAGAAGATGCGATTCAAGAGGCCCTTAAAGTTGTTCTTG ATGTCCGGAATCATCCGCTTCTTATTCATTGCAAACGAGGCAAA CATCGAACAGGCTGCGTCGTAGGATGCCTGAGAAAACTGCAGCGCTGGTGCCTTGTTTCAATTTTTGACGAGTACAAGTGTTTTGCCGCTGTGAAAGCGAGAATTTCTGATCAGAACTTCATAGAGGCATTTGATGTAACAAGCCTGACCCAGATCCAGTAG